The following proteins are co-located in the Streptomyces sp. DT2A-34 genome:
- a CDS encoding AIM24 family protein, with translation MQSPLFAYNEQQTQERWSLQNKQMLRVALEGHDDILARKGTMVAYQGLVEFDAEFQSNEQGRARARTGEGLDLMRCHGQGTVYLANLKQHVHVVEVEQDGLTVDSSYVLAMDSSLHHEVIAVDSLYGISGSGKYQLNISGRGKVALMTSGMPLMLQVTPDKYVNCDADAIVAWSTSLRVQMQAQTHSSGVWRRRGNTGEGWELSFMGSGYAIVQPSELLPPQNAQIGSGLAAQYGMGQQGGRGQNQGNVWS, from the coding sequence ATGCAGAGTCCGCTTTTCGCCTACAACGAGCAGCAGACCCAGGAGCGCTGGAGCCTGCAGAACAAGCAGATGCTCCGCGTCGCCCTGGAGGGCCACGACGACATCCTCGCCCGCAAGGGCACGATGGTCGCCTACCAGGGCCTGGTCGAGTTCGACGCCGAATTCCAGAGCAACGAGCAGGGACGCGCGCGTGCCCGTACCGGCGAGGGCCTCGACCTCATGCGCTGCCACGGGCAGGGCACGGTCTACCTCGCCAACCTCAAGCAGCACGTCCACGTGGTGGAGGTGGAGCAGGACGGCCTGACCGTCGACAGCAGCTATGTGCTGGCGATGGACTCCTCGCTGCACCACGAGGTCATCGCCGTCGACAGCCTCTACGGCATCTCCGGCTCCGGGAAGTACCAGCTCAACATCAGCGGGCGCGGCAAGGTCGCCCTGATGACCTCGGGCATGCCGCTGATGCTGCAGGTGACGCCCGACAAGTACGTCAACTGCGACGCCGACGCGATCGTCGCCTGGTCGACGAGCCTGCGCGTCCAGATGCAGGCCCAGACGCACTCCTCCGGGGTGTGGCGGCGCCGCGGCAACACCGGTGAGGGCTGGGAGCTCAGCTTCATGGGCAGCGGTTACGCGATCGTCCAGCCCAGCGAGCTGCTGCCGCCGCAGAACGCCCAGATCGGCTCGGGCCT
- a CDS encoding AIM24 family protein has product MNQPLAGYAPAPVTARMENHGNHMLKVAMQTGNDLFARVGSMVAYEGFVQYEPNPPAVRQIAKDWMTGEGAPLMKCTGDGLLYLADYGANVVVINLNGDGISVNATNLLAFDAHLTWGVERVKGLAKFAGQGLWNTKISGQGWVALTSRGKPIVVDCGGGEDETYVDPDALVAWSPNLKVKGKRSFKAQSLIGRGSGEAYQMAFSGQGIVVVQPSEDSTDRLRVRG; this is encoded by the coding sequence ATGAACCAGCCGCTCGCGGGCTACGCCCCCGCACCCGTCACCGCCCGCATGGAGAACCACGGCAACCACATGCTGAAGGTCGCCATGCAGACCGGAAACGACCTCTTCGCGCGCGTGGGGTCGATGGTCGCCTACGAAGGCTTCGTCCAGTACGAGCCCAACCCGCCGGCCGTGCGCCAGATCGCCAAGGACTGGATGACCGGCGAGGGCGCGCCCCTGATGAAGTGCACCGGCGACGGACTGCTCTACCTCGCCGACTACGGCGCCAACGTCGTCGTCATCAACCTCAACGGCGACGGCATCTCCGTCAACGCCACCAACCTGCTCGCCTTCGACGCCCACCTCACGTGGGGGGTCGAGCGGGTGAAGGGCCTGGCTAAGTTCGCCGGGCAGGGCCTGTGGAACACCAAGATCTCCGGGCAGGGCTGGGTCGCGCTGACCTCCCGGGGCAAGCCGATCGTCGTCGACTGCGGCGGCGGCGAGGACGAGACGTACGTCGACCCGGACGCCCTCGTCGCCTGGTCGCCGAACCTCAAGGTGAAGGGCAAGCGCAGCTTCAAGGCGCAGTCGCTCATCGGCCGGGGCAGCGGCGAGGCCTACCAGATGGCCTTCTCCGGCCAGGGCATCGTCGTCGTCCAGCCCAGCGAGGACAGCACCGACCGTCTCCGGGTCCGAGGCTGA